A region of the Aethina tumida isolate Nest 87 chromosome 3, icAetTumi1.1, whole genome shotgun sequence genome:
GAAATATTATCAACCACTTGAATAGCAAACAATTTTGTGGTCAATATTTTATCACATCCTGATCCCTTTAAAGTGTCGTTCTCACCATGGTGTTACCGCCTGACTCTTTGTAGTCGGCGTAGTCCAGCCCATTAGTGCCATAGCTTATGCCGTACTCCATAACATACTCATTACTGTGATGTCTTCCTTGCGTCCAGATTCTCGTCACGTTCATCACTTGGCCCAAGTCAATGATCAGTTGCTGGTCAAAGTCACTTTCGTGGGCGCTCCAGGCGTTACCACCTTTTTTGTTCATGAAATTATCACGATTAAAACTTGTCTAAACATGTAATGGTAATTACACTGGGTGATTcactaacttattcattaacaATTCATAGATAACAGAAAAAGATATTGAGATGAAAtaactacttttctaattcCTTTTGAACAAATTCTTTTCCTGTTTCACCGGAAGTaacatcaaatatattattttcaatgatacaccctgaatattttttgttttttacattctACATGTAATGACACATAAATTGGCTATACCAGGTCCTAAACCCAAtggtttttgaattattaatttttttccaaaaaatttggTAAGTAGAAgatctaactaaaatgtctgtaaaaccACCTATTTGTTACTggaaactttatttttgtatacacTTTAACCAAGAATCATTCTATAGGAGGCCATTATTAGTATTCCCAAATGTTATACAAGGTGttcgtttatttataactttgtgTGTgtatcttaaattataaatgatttttttttatttttaatgaaacacgatatatagtttaatatgattaaatttaaaattaaaaaatcttgcGATAGGCTCTCCCTATACATAAAATGAAGTTTAACTGAAATCTTTCCTTcgtatattgattatttaacataaaatataaaaatagataaataataataagtctctttaaaatgaatattattttatatataaggaATATTTATACCAATcgaaatcttttttaattatgaatttaattacattaaaatttacatggtGTTCCacagaaaataacaaagttattcatattttaaaatgctaaaaattaaaggtaaaaatCGAACaccctatataaaattttggagtaATAATAATCGCTTATTATGAGATAACCTTTGTTCCAAAATTGGTGACCCTAAAGACATTTCTAGTTAAatcatgttataaaaatttcaaatcaacgCCTTATTCCGTtctctataaatttttagtaaatcatTTAGGGGAATTACCCTGTTTACCaaagtgttttttaataatgtaaccTTTTTCACTTTATAGGTGTACCATGacatgttatataatttttctcctCATTTAGTTAATAGATCCAAAATACGGATAATATCAGATTACAGCAAAAACTAAGCAACATCGTAAAAACTATAAGGaacaaaaatttggaaaaattaaaatcgaaaacgtataaaactaaatattaaccCTCTGATGATATCATGCAATCAATAACATAAGTGACACATTGCATGCAGGGGATACACATTGTGCCAATCTACTTCCTGATACTACTAAACATTTACGGAATCACTattgataaaacaaattgttagtAACTCGTTTGTGGAATAATCAAATACATCAGTTATGTAACACTTTATTAACCATTTAATAAACCTATAtgtactaaaattaacaatttatgaaaacccttaaaaaattaaatatttgtggtAATTTTATGCTTATagtcttatttaattaaccccATTTCATACTATGTAAGAGCTCATGCAACACGCAAGAAAACttgtaatttaactaaattgacCCATTTCTCAATCTATTTATAGCCTATTTTTTATCCaacttcttaaaaaaattattgcaatACACGTCGTCCTTTTCAAGTAACGGTATTGCATCTGCCACCAATTCGGTAAATGTCAGTTCCCTAAAGACACAGTCTTCAACATCACCACTATTGATAGCAACAGCTGTACAATGTTCATCATCCAGTAGCATCTCCTGGAACGTCCAATTGGACAGCTTGTCGCCCTTTATAAACAGTTCAGTGTCCTTTACAACGTGACATTTGCTCAGCAATTTGGTATTGATCTTGAAACTAATGTCCTGCAAATTGACGGTGATCCCGACCCCTATGGCCTTAACGTAGCTCTCTTTCAAGCACCAGTGGCGACAGAACATGGCAATTTGAGCCCTCTCGTTGCCGGCATCCCGAATAGTACGCCACTCCGTCGACGAAAAATGCCTGGTCATCAGTCTGAAGAACTCACTCAAAGATTTACCACCCGTATATTCAAGTTTCATAACGTCTATCCCCAATTTGTTATCGGAACTTTCACCGGCTAATACCACGTAATCACCCTGATGGGACACATTAAAGTTCAATTGAGGGTAATTATCGGAGTCTGCTAGGTAGGGTTTACCCTTTTCGTCGCGGAGAAACTGTATCGAGTTGTACGGTTTGTTCGACAAATTGCTGACGAACTTTCTCATCATTAGTCGACCGACTAGGGATGATTTGAAGtcttttttgaaaacaaatctGCCCAAACGGGCCTTTTCTTCCGTTTGTACGTACGAGGTCGCCAATAACATGTCGCAATGTGACGGGTTCCATTTGGATATGTTGAAGGCCCAACGTATACTTTTTGAAGGCATTTTTAACTTCGGTTTTTAATTGGACAGTTCAGTTTTGGAAACCTAAACAAcgaaaactaaattaactttaaactgATGCTGACAATTATGCTTGTTGTTAATAAGCAtgcaatatttacatttattatgcaAATTGTAATAGAAGCAAGCCTCCCAATTatgctttaattaatttagttttcttgCATGATAAATTTGTCCCAATGTAGCGTTTTTTATAAGTAATCAATATTCTTATGGTGGTGGTTTCGTTAATGTTAATCCTTTTTATCACAaactatttcaaaaaattgtttggttCTTAAAAACTGTCACTATGTATTTTCTAAtcaacacacacacaaatctgtatgtataattattcCACAAACATGAGTtgctataaatttcaatacaatgtaaattaacaatGTCACTTACCATACAACACTGCATTTTGTGGACCCCTTTCAGCCATAGAGGAGGTAGCTTTAAGCACAGCTCGTTCCAATAAAGGTTGATTGCATTCATACTCATTATAAAACTCTGAAAtggtcaattaataaataaattcatatgaCTCATGTtggattgaattttattagtttattcttCATAACATTTCTAAGTGGATTTTAAAacgtattttataatgtataatcaaataatgcattaataaaagaattgagattttaaaatatcttcaaaattacatttttgttgaTTGTTTATGCCATTTAAACATGGACATTTAAAATCGTGGTCAAACTAAGCTTTTTCATAAAGTActtgattttcaaatataggtataagtaaaatgtaattatattaattacctgctGTAGTTTTTTGAatgaaaatgaacaaaactaaataaataatatagttttcCATTGCTACATGACACAACCCAACAGTTACACCCAACAACGGTGACAAACTAAAGAGGAAGGGATCAAAATCTCTTAATTTGATGTGGAAGATGCGTCGAAAGCGTGTATTAGACAAGAACAGAATGATGTAGGTGTGTCTGAGGTGTTTGCCTACATTTGAACTACTTGTCTCGGTagcattttctaaaataacgtattttttaacagaaaggggtaataattttggttactgaaaacaatttataacatttttaatcgtATTACGCTAGTCGAATATGTGTATAGAAATATGAACCAACTGATTGATGGTAAAACAAGATAGGCAAATGATACAACTAATTTAAAGAACATAGGAAACTGTAAGGGAAATAGAAAGTTCTTAGGGACGTAAATGAGAGGGCGACAATTAATTGCGTAATTTTCCACTTGTTGGCTgaactaatataaaataaatatttaaaattatgaaacataaagacatttaaaataacaatctatatttaattttaaaagtacttGGAAATGTTCCTTATAGATACCCTCCCCTATTAAAACCAAAGAGTTCTTGCctccaattttaaattcccAACCAATAATATTCCAAGcatatttctttgattaagCAATACACTTTTTAACCTTGTAAATTTACTTACTACTTTACGAGCTCGTaagagaaataattattaattaccggCATACAGGGACCGGCACTAGTCGTTGATACTCGATCCAGCAGAATACTAAGTAGAATTCCATCATGACTGTCGGAAaggtattttacaaatattcatataatttaacgTTATTAATCCAACAATTTGTACGCAGGTAATCAGTTGCAAAGCTGCCGTAGCTTGGGGCCCTAAGGAAGATTTAAAAATCGAAACCATTGAAGTAGCACCGCCCAAAGCGCACGAAGTCAGAATTAAAATCTTGTACACCGCCGTGTGCCACACGGATTCGTACACCTTAAGTGGACAAGACCCCGAGGGACTTTTCCCAGTGGTTTTGGGCCATGAAGGTGCAGGTATTGTTGAAAGTGTTGGCGAGGGTGTCACATCAGTCAAGCCTGGTAAGTTTCATTAATTACTTGTCAGACTGTTTCTTATTGGCAATTTGATAGGTGACAAAGTTATCCCCTTGTATGTCCCACAATGTGGGGACTGCAAGTTCTGCAAGTCTCCAAAGACCAATCTGTGCCAGAAAATTCGAGTAACCCAAGGTCAAGGGGTAATGCCCGATGGTACATCTAGATTTACTTGCAATGGGAAACAATTGTACCATTTCATGGGCACTTCAACATTCAGTGAATATACCGTCGTCGCCGATATTTCTATAGCTAAGGTAAGTTCTATATATTTTGCCTTGGTTAAAATCAATGAATGTATGCTCATTCttcttaattgttaataatttataccacATATgtttacaacattttttatgacaaaacATAAGTCTCATATTTGTGACCTTTGACTGATTATCAGTCAGTCACATCTTAaagtaataatcattttatataataaaattatctatcagaTAAATTAATGCTACTCATTCAACATgtgtagatattaaaaatataaacatcaacattatgaaatgttataacatattatgacaattagtttattaatttggttgaatttttattaaccctcaacaatttttgtaataattatatgtacatatttttgtacttGAATTATCTAACTGctgaattaacaattaattatgaatattaaacatgtttaCTAGATCGACGATTCTGCGCCTCTTGATAAAGTATGTCTGTTGGGATGCGGAGTACCAACCGGCTACGGAGCCGCATTGAACACGGCCAAAGTAGAAAAGGGTAGCACGTGCGCCGTCTGGGGCTTGGGTGCAGTCGGTCTGGCCGTAGGCTTGGGATGCCAGGCTGCCGGAGCCTCTAAAGTTATCGGTGTCGACATCAACCCCGACAAATATGAAATcggtaataaaattcatagtgtttaaaattttactttaatttatttcttaatttacagCCAAGAAGTTTGGATTCACCGAATTCGTCAACCCAAAGAGCTACGAACGTCCGATTCAAGAAGTGCTTGTTGAACTGACCGACGGAGGTTTGGATTATACGTTCGAATGTGTGGGCAATGTGCACACTATGCGTGCGGCTTTGGAGGCCTGTCACAAAGGCTGGGGTGTGTCCACTATTGTAGGAGTAGCCGGCGCCGGACAAGAAATCAGTACTCGTCCGTTCCAACTGGTCACCGGAAGGGTGTGGAAAGGAACCGCCTTTGGAGGTTGGAAGAGTGTGGAGAGTGTCCCGGGATTGGTAAACGACTACTTGAACAAGAAATTGAAGCTGGACGAGTTTATTTCTCATAATTTaccatttgataaaattaatgaagctTTCCACTTAATGCACAAAGGAGAAAGGTAATAACTGAGATAATATTCTAAtagttctaaataaaattctaaatttatatatttttcagcatTCGCACCGTTTTGGCATTCAGTAACTAGTATTTAAACAGGATCTATTTTTCtaccaaatattataattttgtaagaaatgtTTATTACCATTTAGTTGATAATACAAgttcaaaaaaataacaatgattTTCATTTCTTCTGAATCATTTTTTGAGATAAAGTTTGGCAGATCTGAGTGTGTTTAATGGCCAACATTTGCTTTACAAAGTCCTCATTGTTTACCAAAGATTTTAACGCCGACTCATTGATGATATTGATAAGTGACAAGCCATCTTCTGATTTGAACTTATCTGGAAATTTTTCCAAGGCTCTGCATATATTTTTGGCTACACAAACGTCGATTTCCAAGTCAGACTGTCTTTGCATAATATGCTGAAATAGTAcaaataagtattaaatatcataaattattattagtctgTACATACTTGAAGCACCTGTCCATAATTATGAATGCAGTGCTTTAAGGCACTgtgaattggatttaaaagaTCTTCATGTCCACCTTCTTGGCTTTTAACTAGATGACATAACAGAATGAGGACGTCACTTAACAGTTCAATTGTGTTGCAAGGACCTGATTTGATGTCAATTTCTTTTGCAATTTCAAGCCACTCAGAAGTCACACATTTGGGTAAAACCTATGAgttacaatattaaacatcaactaaacaattgaagaatttatttcTCACCTGTATTAGTTTGGTTACACATTCTGAATTATTATCTGTATCAAAGGTTTCAAAgaggtaatttaaaatagtttgtatacctaatttataatttaaataatcttcataaaacttaacaaaaatatcttcACTTTTGGTGTgaactgaaatattaattacaattagaaTCATATAGGGTGATATCATAACTTGATGAAACATGCAGCAAAGCTATAagtgaaattttgttaaaaaaattaaaaatatagtcgtcaagttataattgttagaaaaaattgagtatgaaataaatttctaatgaataaattaggtaaataacaatattaactgaataaaataccttcatatCCATCAGTTGAAACATCACATTGGTTCTTTATTAtgttaacaacattttttacattatcctGTTTTATATTGTCAAATTCCAAAAACGTACACCTCTGGCTGTTCATAATATTCAGCAGAGTTACAATGAATTCCTTTGAGTTCTCATGAACTTCAACTTTTAACTTTAGAGCCTAAAgtcaaatgttaaataaaaataatgaaatttaaacaaattgcaaTACTTACACTGCACAGTTgcaaatttacattgaaatcaCTCATATTTCCTTGTGCTTCCTCATTGATAAgtgataatataattttattaattacagtaatattcgagaaatatttaatttctaacaaTGTATTTAAGAGTTGAATATACTGTGGGAGATTTTGTGAAGATGGCTTATAttcctttaatatttcatgaaatatatttaaaccaatgttttcaatttgtgCCAACTCCTTAATTGAAGCAAATAAGTCCTTCAGTGAGGtagtataataaatgttcTTCACACATTCCTCATATATGAACTTCAGCACAGCCTTTGGATTTTGCATAAGCAGTAAAACGACATCTTTCATAAATCCGTCACCGTCACCATCACCTCCCAACTTGTTAAACAAAATCACCAATTGCTGGTgcacattgtcatttaaattttttttaaagccATTCTGATAAAAGTGTCGTACGGCGACAAAGATTAGCTTTTGGGTATCCAAAAAAGCAATACATTTGATGGCTATCTTGTTAATATCCGATTCGTCCGAAAGGGTGGTCAAATTCAACAAACGAATTACATCATCCTCCTTACACAAATGGGCCCAAGTGTTCACACACTCAATTGCATCCTTGTTTTTGACAAAATGTCTGTTCAAAAGGGCTTTATACCATCTCTCTTGATCTGCAtcttgtttgttaatttttttgataattgtttcaatGTCAGCCTCAAATATTTGCTCACTCAATGATTTTGGCTTTCTTGCCATTGTTCCTAACATGCTGACCATTTGAGAAGCAGGTTTGTACTTGTTGAAATCTTCTATTATTAGGTATGCTTTTGTTGAGATTGCTTCTTGTAGACTTTGTTCCTCCAATTTTAcctgaatatttgaattttaatatggataataaataaagatacacAGAGATACATACCTCTGCCCATGTAACAAAAACATCAAGTGTAATGTTGCCTATAAGTGAACAACAAGTTGACAAGATATTCTTAATAAACTTTTCTTGTAAAGCATTATTTCTGTTGCACTTTGACAATAGATTGAATAAGTTCAATAAACTGTTACCCATGTGCTCATGGATGTCACTCCTTTTccaattttggattttatcTGGAGGAAGACCAGTTAAATTTACCATCATTGTATATGTTAATTTGTTCAATTGTTCTATATAATCTTCATCCTAAAactattacatataaataactgaacaaatatttacaattaacttACCATTTTGGTGAGACTATTTGAAGACAAAATATCCACAGTGGAGTTTAGAAACATTGTTGAGTAAGTTAGTTGAACTTTAGGatcagatttatttaaacacattagtatttgttctattatttcaactgtaatttttactggcaaatttatcaaaacattGGCCAAAGCTTTACATAAATCCAAACCATACACAATATGTACCAAGACACATTTGGATAATTGTGGCatgatgtttattaaatgagcatatttttctaaatgaaaatcattgttgaatttagtgtttaaaatgaaaaataaaactatgtcctcaacattttttaagtacTCCTCATTGATCTTATTATCCCTAATGTAATTCTTGGAAGACAAACATGCTTCCATTTCCATTActatagttaaaattttatcttcatttcctaaatcaaattaaatccaattagatgatttgaaattagttttttatattttttttacctcctttgtgattaattttggtaaattcTCCAGTCTTTCTTACTATTCCTAGTAGTATGCCTTGTACTATAACAAGATCGTGTGTCAAATCCATGTTgagaaactttatatttttctgtagACAATCCCGGATAAAGAAAAGTCTCGTCTATGTGCGAAATCTTGGTAAAGGCGGTATCATAAAAAGTGATGAATTAGGTTATGTAGTATTTGAACTacccaaacaaattaataaaaacagtataGTGACgtttcctaaaattatgtcAACATAACCTTAATTGTCGAAACATCAAATTtcgtataaaaattgttaaaaaacgtttattatttatataactagaaaataaaattaataaaatgtggaaAACATTCTCATGgcatgataaattaattttaataaaaatagaaattttaaacaatgaattaaaaataacattgaccaattttataaaaacttggggtaaaatatacttaaaacaagaaatatttgataaattcgcAGTATGTATGTACTAATATGTTATGTTAATGTtacttgataaataattttaaggaattCAATCCccgatataaaatttcaaatgagaCAGTTTTAACATTGATAACTAAGTTATTCTCATCACTGGAATTAAATGATATAGAATGTGATGAATCTGAAGAAGTGTTTTCACTCACCATCAACTCCAACATTTCTGAAAGCAggctcaaatataaatttgagttGTGTAAATTAGATTCAAACTTGGtttgttaattaagaattaatgttattgtttattgatgTGTTCAGTTTTCAGAAGAAATCATTTTACCAATGAtcaacacaattaaatatgtggaaaatcaaaataaaactttattaagctTGATAGAAAAAAAGGATagagaaattgaagaatttaaattggaatttgGCAATATTGGAAGAAGTAATAACGTTTTCTAACAAATCCAAAGTATTAATTATGGTTATTACAGGAGACTTAGTGacagtaaaatttgaaaaaacctCAAATGACCCACAAAATGAAAACTTATTGTTGAATGTATTTGGTCAGTCTAAAACAGTTGTTGATAAAATTGAACCAAAATgtgataaagaaaaattaaaaatttctgagTAAGTTCatgaaatatgataaaataattatatcaatttatattgttttagggGAAATTCAATTTCAAGGCCCATttcaaagaagaaaataaaagtttattcagGAAAAactgtcaaaacaaaaaaataattgttaataatatctaATTGGTGCCTCCAAAAAATTGTTCTCAGAggcattttaaaatctttcattcaaaaaatataaaaaatgcctCTGATAAGTTCtagtgttaattattttaataaaattttaaataaaaaataaattccagatttattgattaaaaaatatataacatctaaaatataaaacatattttatatataaacataattgtcAAGtgaattgaaacatttttataatggaacactaaatattaatcaacttCACCACCCTTTTCAtacatatcaaataaaatcagCATTGAAATCACAGTTTCTTTtgtaagattttataaaatcaatacgtTGCTTCATGTAAATAATGAGATACTTGTGATAAATCTTGAagtatatctaaaaataaaattgtcaataaaacatgaatgaaaatgtataacaaatataataccaGATATTTGGCTGTTGTCCTCATTTAAGTCTAATTTACTCCTAACGTCTAAAGcactaaacttttttaaatgaaccAATTTAGATAAAGGAAGAGACTTATTTCGTTGGcctttcataatatttatttttttaacagcaGTTAGTCTCACATCCTCGCTAGTCTTTATGGAACTGCGGTAAAGTATGCTGcgatcttttaaaatttggtttccTCTGTTCAcaatatgttcaaaaaatgttttgggaGCTTCCACCTCTTTGGCAGTATCTTCTGGTAAATCTAAACAaatgtaaacattaattattgaatatgtaCACCAAGATAAAATTACCTGTATCAGTGCACTGCGGAATTTCATGCTGTACATAGTAAGTCCTCATGTCCTTAATGCAAGTCATCAACACTCtgcatctttttaaaatttttgtactaCCAAGATTTGATGAGTTTATATTGTCAGTTAGAAAAGTTTTACAGGCTGCTTtcaattcataaaaaactaaattggtgtaaataataaaaattatacaatgttgtaaataatacatacat
Encoded here:
- the LOC109598525 gene encoding uncharacterized protein LOC109598525 produces the protein MDLTHDLVIVQGILLGIVRKTGEFTKINHKGGNEDKILTIVMEMEACLSSKNYIRDNKINEEYLKNVEDIVLFFILNTKFNNDFHLEKYAHLINIMPQLSKCVLVHIVYGLDLCKALANVLINLPVKITVEIIEQILMCLNKSDPKVQLTYSTMFLNSTVDILSSNSLTKMDEDYIEQLNKLTYTMMVNLTGLPPDKIQNWKRSDIHEHMGNSLLNLFNLLSKCNRNNALQEKFIKNILSTCCSLIGNITLDVFVTWAEVKLEEQSLQEAISTKAYLIIEDFNKYKPASQMVSMLGTMARKPKSLSEQIFEADIETIIKKINKQDADQERWYKALLNRHFVKNKDAIECVNTWAHLCKEDDVIRLLNLTTLSDESDINKIAIKCIAFLDTQKLIFVAVRHFYQNGFKKNLNDNVHQQLVILFNKLGGDGDGDGFMKDVVLLLMQNPKAVLKFIYEECVKNIYYTTSLKDLFASIKELAQIENIGLNIFHEILKEYKPSSQNLPQYIQLLNTLLEIKYFSNITVINKIILSLINEEAQGNMSDFNVNLQLCSALKLKVEVHENSKEFIVTLLNIMNSQRCTFLEFDNIKQDNVKNVVNIIKNQCDVSTDGYEVHTKSEDIFVKFYEDYLNYKLGIQTILNYLFETFDTDNNSECVTKLIQVLPKCVTSEWLEIAKEIDIKSGPCNTIELLSDVLILLCHLVKSQEGGHEDLLNPIHSALKHCIHNYGQVLQHIMQRQSDLEIDVCVAKNICRALEKFPDKFKSEDGLSLINIINESALKSLVNNEDFVKQMLAIKHTQICQTLSQKMIQKK
- the LOC109598526 gene encoding alcohol dehydrogenase class-3 translates to MTVGKVISCKAAVAWGPKEDLKIETIEVAPPKAHEVRIKILYTAVCHTDSYTLSGQDPEGLFPVVLGHEGAGIVESVGEGVTSVKPGDKVIPLYVPQCGDCKFCKSPKTNLCQKIRVTQGQGVMPDGTSRFTCNGKQLYHFMGTSTFSEYTVVADISIAKIDDSAPLDKVCLLGCGVPTGYGAALNTAKVEKGSTCAVWGLGAVGLAVGLGCQAAGASKVIGVDINPDKYEIAKKFGFTEFVNPKSYERPIQEVLVELTDGGLDYTFECVGNVHTMRAALEACHKGWGVSTIVGVAGAGQEISTRPFQLVTGRVWKGTAFGGWKSVESVPGLVNDYLNKKLKLDEFISHNLPFDKINEAFHLMHKGESIRTVLAFSN
- the LOC109598519 gene encoding L-aminoadipate-semialdehyde dehydrogenase-phosphopantetheinyl transferase, with translation MPSKSIRWAFNISKWNPSHCDMLLATSYVQTEEKARLGRFVFKKDFKSSLVGRLMMRKFVSNLSNKPYNSIQFLRDEKGKPYLADSDNYPQLNFNVSHQGDYVVLAGESSDNKLGIDVMKLEYTGGKSLSEFFRLMTRHFSSTEWRTIRDAGNERAQIAMFCRHWCLKESYVKAIGVGITVNLQDISFKINTKLLSKCHVVKDTELFIKGDKLSNWTFQEMLLDDEHCTAVAINSGDVEDCVFRELTFTELVADAIPLLEKDDVYCNNFFKKLDKK
- the LOC109598509 gene encoding uncharacterized protein LOC109598509 yields the protein MWKTFSWHDKLILIKIEILNNELKITLTNFIKTWGKIYLKQEIFDKFAEFNPRYKISNETVLTLITKLFSSLELNDIECDESEEVFSLTINSNISESRLKYKFELCKLDSNLFSEEIILPMINTIKYVENQNKTLLSLIEKKDREIEEFKLEFGNIGRRDLVTVKFEKTSNDPQNENLLLNVFGQSKTVVDKIEPKCDKEKLKISEGNSISRPISKKKIKVYSGKTVKTKK